A single Streptomyces sannanensis DNA region contains:
- the yaaA gene encoding peroxide stress protein YaaA, giving the protein MLVLLPPSEGKAAPGGGAPLKPESLSLPGLAEARAAVLDELIELCAADEDKAREVLGLSEGLRGEIAKNAEMRTAGTRPAGEIYTGVLYDALGLATLDAAAMARAEASLLVFSGLWGAVRITDRIPSYRCSMGVKLPGLGALGAHWRAPMASVMPEAAGDGLVLDLRSSAYGSAWKPKGELAERTATVRVLHSQMVDGVEKRSVVSHFNKATKGRLVRDLLTAGANPAGPAQLMETLRDLGYVVEGEPPTRAGKAWSLDVVVMEIH; this is encoded by the coding sequence GTGCTCGTGCTGTTGCCGCCCTCCGAAGGCAAGGCTGCCCCGGGTGGCGGGGCGCCGCTGAAGCCGGAGTCGCTGTCCCTTCCGGGCCTCGCCGAGGCACGGGCGGCGGTGCTGGACGAGCTGATCGAACTGTGCGCCGCCGACGAGGACAAGGCGCGCGAGGTGCTCGGGCTCAGTGAGGGGCTGCGCGGCGAGATCGCCAAGAACGCGGAGATGCGCACGGCGGGCACGCGGCCGGCCGGAGAGATCTACACCGGTGTCCTCTACGACGCGCTCGGCCTGGCAACCCTCGATGCCGCGGCCATGGCCCGTGCCGAGGCGTCCCTGCTCGTCTTCTCCGGCCTGTGGGGCGCGGTACGCATCACCGACCGCATCCCCTCCTACCGCTGCTCGATGGGCGTGAAGCTCCCGGGATTGGGTGCGCTGGGGGCGCACTGGCGTGCGCCGATGGCCTCGGTGATGCCCGAGGCGGCCGGGGACGGGCTGGTCCTCGACCTGCGATCCTCGGCGTACGGCTCCGCGTGGAAGCCCAAGGGCGAGCTCGCGGAGCGCACCGCGACGGTCCGTGTGCTCCACTCGCAGATGGTCGACGGGGTCGAGAAACGGTCTGTGGTCAGCCACTTCAACAAGGCGACGAAGGGCCGCCTGGTCCGTGACCTGCTCACCGCGGGCGCGAACCCTGCGGGGCCCGCGCAGCTGATGGAGACCCTGCGGGACCTCGGCTACGTGGTCGAAGGCGAGCCCCCGACCCGCGCGGGCAAGGCGTGGTCGCTGGACGTGGTGGTCATGGAAATCCACTGA
- a CDS encoding zinc ribbon domain-containing protein: MNAAPADQIRLLDVQAFDVRLTQLAHKRKSLPEHAEIESLNKDLTQLRDLLVAAQTEESDTAREQTKAEQDVDQVRQRAVRNQQRLDSGHITSPKDLENLQREIVSLAKRQGDLEDVVLEIMERRESAQERVAELTGRVAAVQAKADDANARRDSAFEQIDGEAATVTKEREVVAGSVPADLLKLYDKLRTQQGGIGAAKLYQRRCEGCRLELNIIELNEIRAAAADKVVRCENCGRILVRTADSGL, from the coding sequence CTGAACGCCGCGCCCGCCGACCAGATCCGACTCCTCGACGTCCAGGCCTTCGACGTACGCCTGACGCAGCTCGCCCACAAGCGGAAGTCGCTGCCCGAGCACGCCGAGATCGAGTCGCTGAACAAGGACCTCACGCAGCTGCGCGACCTGCTCGTCGCCGCGCAGACCGAGGAGAGCGACACCGCCCGCGAGCAGACCAAGGCCGAGCAGGACGTCGACCAGGTCCGCCAGCGCGCCGTCCGCAACCAGCAGCGCCTGGACTCCGGCCACATCACCTCCCCCAAGGACCTGGAGAACCTCCAGCGCGAGATCGTCTCCCTCGCCAAGCGCCAGGGCGACCTCGAGGACGTCGTCCTGGAGATCATGGAGCGCCGCGAGTCCGCGCAGGAACGCGTCGCCGAACTCACCGGGCGCGTCGCCGCCGTGCAGGCCAAGGCCGACGACGCGAACGCCCGCCGCGACTCCGCCTTCGAGCAGATCGACGGTGAGGCCGCCACCGTGACCAAGGAGCGTGAGGTCGTCGCCGGCTCCGTCCCCGCCGACCTGCTCAAGCTGTACGACAAGCTGCGCACCCAGCAGGGCGGGATCGGCGCCGCCAAGCTCTACCAGCGGCGCTGCGAGGGCTGCCGCCTGGAGCTGAACATCATCGAGCTCAACGAGATCCGTGCCGCCGCGGCCGACAAGGTCGTCCGGTGCGAGAACTGCGGCCGCATCCTGGTCCGCACGGCGGATTCGGGACTCTGA
- a CDS encoding DUF397 domain-containing protein: MGQGLTNAQWRKSSYSGTTGGECVECASLGAAAWRKSSYSGTTGGQCVEVDAQPCRIAARDSKNPDGPVFTVTPVAFAAFAEAVKA, encoded by the coding sequence ATCGGCCAGGGCCTGACCAACGCGCAGTGGCGTAAGTCGTCATACAGCGGTACCACCGGTGGCGAGTGCGTGGAGTGCGCCTCCCTGGGCGCCGCCGCCTGGCGCAAGTCCTCGTACAGCGGCACCACCGGCGGCCAATGCGTCGAGGTCGACGCCCAGCCCTGCCGTATCGCCGCCCGCGACTCCAAGAACCCCGACGGCCCCGTTTTCACTGTCACCCCCGTCGCCTTCGCGGCCTTCGCCGAAGCGGTAAAGGCGTAA
- a CDS encoding bifunctional RNase H/acid phosphatase produces MRRLVVEADGGSRGNPGPAGYGTVVLDPVTGETLAEAAEYIGIATNNVAEYRGLLAGLRAARELDPDAEVRVRMDSKLVVEQMSGRWKIKHPDMKPLAAEAARVFPPGQVTYEWIPREENKRADRLANEAMDAGKRGRQWEPSADVRAARAVTPAPPSGPPGDAAAGAAKAREALAGRKAAAAGAGAGVPAARGVRAGTATAAPAATPAAGWAPPDLGAPATFVLLRHGETALTPEKRFSGSGGSDPELSAAGLAQAERVAAVLAARGTIQEIVSSPLKRCRQTAEAVAVRLGLDIIVEDGLRETDFGAWEGLTFAEVREHYPDDLDAWLSSAKAAPTGGGESFATVARRVATTRDRLIARSAGRTVLLVTHVTPIKTLVRLALGAPPESLFRMELSAASLSAVSYYADGNASLRLLNDTSHLR; encoded by the coding sequence ATGCGTCGTCTCGTCGTCGAAGCCGACGGAGGCTCCCGGGGCAACCCGGGACCCGCCGGCTACGGCACGGTCGTCCTCGACCCCGTCACCGGTGAGACCCTCGCCGAGGCGGCCGAGTACATCGGCATCGCCACGAACAACGTCGCCGAGTACCGCGGTCTGCTGGCCGGTCTGCGGGCGGCGCGCGAGCTCGACCCGGACGCGGAGGTCCGCGTCCGCATGGATTCCAAGCTCGTCGTCGAGCAGATGTCCGGCCGCTGGAAGATCAAGCACCCCGACATGAAGCCGCTCGCGGCGGAGGCCGCGCGGGTCTTCCCGCCCGGCCAGGTCACGTACGAGTGGATCCCGCGCGAGGAGAACAAGCGCGCCGACCGGCTCGCCAACGAGGCGATGGACGCCGGCAAGCGCGGCCGGCAGTGGGAACCCTCCGCCGATGTCCGGGCCGCGCGGGCCGTGACTCCGGCGCCCCCGTCCGGCCCGCCCGGCGATGCGGCGGCCGGCGCGGCGAAGGCGCGCGAGGCGCTGGCGGGGCGCAAGGCCGCGGCCGCGGGTGCCGGTGCGGGGGTGCCGGCTGCGCGTGGGGTACGGGCCGGCACGGCGACTGCTGCTCCGGCCGCCACCCCGGCCGCCGGGTGGGCCCCACCCGACCTGGGTGCGCCCGCCACCTTCGTGCTGCTCCGGCACGGGGAGACCGCCCTCACCCCGGAGAAGCGCTTCTCCGGGAGCGGCGGCAGCGACCCCGAACTGTCCGCGGCCGGCCTCGCCCAGGCCGAACGGGTCGCCGCGGTGCTTGCCGCGCGCGGCACGATCCAGGAGATCGTCTCCTCACCGCTGAAGCGGTGCCGGCAGACCGCAGAGGCCGTCGCCGTACGCCTCGGGCTCGACATCATCGTCGAGGACGGCCTGCGTGAGACGGACTTCGGCGCCTGGGAGGGGCTCACCTTCGCCGAGGTGCGCGAGCACTACCCCGACGACCTCGACGCCTGGCTCTCCTCCGCGAAGGCCGCCCCCACGGGCGGCGGCGAGAGCTTTGCGACGGTCGCCCGCAGGGTCGCGACGACCCGCGACAGACTGATCGCCCGCTCGGCCGGCCGTACGGTGCTGCTGGTCACCCATGTCACGCCGATCAAAACCCTGGTCCGGCTGGCCCTGGGCGCCCCGCCGGAGTCCCTGTTCCGGATGGAACTGTCGGCGGCTTCGCTCTCGGCGGTGTCGTACTACGCGGACGGCAACGCGTCGCTGAGGCTGCTGAACGATACGTCGCACTTGCGCTGA
- a CDS encoding IS1182 family transposase: MGEWAGETVGPDVWETCRELIPAGSVFAFLAEHRGALFPAETFEDMYPSANGRPSMPPQILAAAITLQALNGLSDFETVQELRCDLRWKAACGLGLHDMAFDPSLLAYFRRRLARSVRPNRVFETVREVVKATGVLKGKHRRALDSTVLDDAVATQDTVTQIIAAVRAVIREVPGAAEVAAVQCTAHDYSDPGKPRIAWNDEQARATLVDALVSDALRLLGHLPEQELGEKAANAVGILALVAGQDVEPAEDSDGRDGRWRITRGTAQDRMVSTVDPEARHIHKTRTHQQDGFKAHLAIEPETGLYTAVALRPGSGPEHHEATVGLDLLAEEDGPVDAFGDTAYSTGDARQALEDAGHRLFLKPAPLRAAVPGGFTLDDFAIDTAAATVTCPAGHTVPLSDPGGQHHQRKAAFGKLCAGCPLRERCTKAKAGRILTIRPHHDLLAAARRQAATDPDWQADYRRWRPPVERAVAWLVHHGNRKLRYRGTIANDTWLHTRAAALNLRRLINLGLTRTGDTWHLAPATG; this comes from the coding sequence ATGGGGGAATGGGCCGGGGAGACGGTCGGGCCGGATGTGTGGGAGACCTGCCGGGAGTTGATCCCGGCAGGCAGTGTGTTCGCGTTCCTGGCCGAGCATCGCGGCGCGCTGTTCCCGGCGGAGACGTTCGAGGACATGTACCCGTCGGCGAACGGGCGGCCGAGCATGCCGCCGCAGATCCTGGCCGCGGCGATCACGCTGCAGGCCCTTAACGGGCTGTCGGACTTCGAGACGGTCCAGGAGTTGCGGTGTGACCTGAGGTGGAAGGCCGCGTGCGGGCTGGGCCTGCACGACATGGCGTTCGATCCGTCGCTGCTGGCCTACTTCCGGCGCCGGCTGGCCCGCTCGGTGCGGCCGAACCGTGTCTTCGAGACGGTGCGCGAGGTGGTGAAGGCCACCGGTGTCCTCAAGGGCAAGCACCGGCGGGCGCTGGACTCCACGGTGCTGGACGATGCGGTCGCCACCCAGGACACCGTCACCCAGATCATCGCCGCCGTCCGCGCGGTAATTCGCGAGGTCCCCGGGGCCGCTGAGGTGGCAGCCGTGCAGTGCACCGCGCATGACTACAGCGACCCGGGCAAACCAAGGATCGCCTGGAATGACGAGCAGGCCCGCGCCACGCTTGTTGATGCCCTGGTCAGTGACGCGCTCAGGCTGCTCGGGCATCTGCCCGAGCAGGAGCTGGGCGAGAAGGCCGCGAATGCCGTCGGCATCCTGGCCCTGGTCGCCGGGCAAGACGTCGAACCCGCCGAGGACTCCGACGGCCGCGACGGGCGCTGGCGCATCACCCGTGGCACCGCGCAGGACCGGATGGTCTCCACCGTCGACCCCGAGGCCCGGCACATCCACAAAACCCGCACCCACCAGCAAGACGGCTTCAAGGCCCACCTGGCCATCGAGCCCGAGACCGGGTTATACACCGCCGTCGCCCTGCGGCCCGGCAGTGGCCCAGAGCACCACGAGGCCACCGTCGGCCTGGACCTTCTCGCCGAGGAGGACGGGCCGGTGGACGCCTTCGGCGACACCGCCTACTCCACCGGCGATGCCCGCCAGGCCCTCGAAGACGCAGGGCACCGGCTGTTCCTCAAGCCCGCCCCGCTACGGGCGGCCGTCCCCGGCGGCTTCACCCTGGACGACTTCGCCATCGACACCGCCGCCGCCACGGTGACCTGCCCCGCTGGACACACGGTCCCCCTGTCAGACCCCGGCGGACAGCACCACCAGCGCAAGGCGGCCTTCGGGAAACTGTGCGCCGGATGTCCCCTGCGCGAGCGGTGCACCAAGGCCAAGGCCGGCCGCATCCTGACCATCCGCCCACACCACGACCTGCTCGCAGCCGCCCGCCGCCAGGCCGCTACCGACCCCGACTGGCAAGCCGACTACCGCCGCTGGAGACCACCGGTCGAACGCGCCGTCGCCTGGCTCGTCCACCACGGCAACCGCAAACTCCGCTACCGCGGAACCATCGCCAACGACACCTGGCTCCACACCCGAGCCGCCGCCCTCAACCTCCGCCGACTGATCAACCTCGGACTCACCCGCACCGGCGACACCTGGCACCTCGCCCCGGCCACCGGATGA
- a CDS encoding RNB domain-containing ribonuclease has translation MPRRHLHVTGAAEAPLRAALRELRARLQVSQAFSHEVHEEADRAARSPALPSYDATDVPFFTVDPPGSVDLDQAMHLSLRNGAGYRVQYAIADVAAFVAPGGALDAEAHRRVTTLYFPDGKIPLHPPALSEGAASLLPGQSCPALLWRIDLDTDGAAVAVDVRRALIRSRARLDYAGVQRQIDDGTAEASVALLRDIGLLREKQELARGGISLSVPEQEIVEHDHAYDLEYRAPLPAEAWNAQISLLTGMSAARLMTTAGTGILRTLPSAPDGAVARLRHCATALRIDWPHHVSYADLVRSLDPHKPAHAAFLQECTTLLRGAGYTVFENGVLPTPSVHAAVADVYTHCTAPLRRLVDRYAGELCVAASAGVDPPEWVRSAFATLPDEMTRGARLAGTVERECLDIVEAALLKDHIGEVFDACVVDVHEHDATIGKVHLEDPAVIARIEGGTAPLPLGERLPVRLVRADPGREKAVFTPA, from the coding sequence ATGCCCCGCCGTCATCTCCATGTGACCGGCGCAGCGGAGGCGCCCCTCCGGGCCGCCCTGCGCGAACTGCGCGCCCGGCTCCAGGTGTCGCAAGCCTTCTCGCACGAGGTGCACGAGGAGGCCGACCGGGCCGCACGCTCTCCGGCGCTGCCGTCGTACGACGCGACCGACGTGCCCTTCTTCACCGTCGACCCGCCCGGCTCCGTCGACCTCGACCAGGCCATGCACCTGTCCCTCCGGAACGGCGCCGGATACCGCGTGCAGTACGCCATCGCCGATGTGGCCGCCTTCGTCGCTCCCGGCGGGGCGCTCGACGCCGAGGCGCACCGCCGGGTGACCACGCTCTATTTCCCGGACGGGAAGATCCCGCTGCACCCCCCGGCCCTCTCCGAGGGCGCCGCCAGCCTGCTGCCGGGACAGAGCTGCCCGGCCCTGCTGTGGCGCATCGACCTCGACACGGACGGCGCGGCCGTCGCCGTCGACGTACGCAGGGCCCTGATCCGCAGCCGGGCCCGGCTCGACTACGCGGGCGTCCAGCGGCAGATCGACGACGGAACCGCCGAGGCGTCCGTCGCCCTGCTGCGTGACATCGGTCTGCTGCGCGAGAAGCAGGAGCTCGCCCGCGGCGGCATATCGCTCAGCGTCCCCGAGCAGGAGATCGTCGAGCACGACCACGCGTACGACCTGGAGTACCGCGCCCCGCTGCCCGCCGAGGCCTGGAACGCCCAGATCTCCCTGCTCACCGGCATGTCCGCGGCCCGACTGATGACCACCGCGGGCACCGGCATCCTCCGCACGCTCCCCAGTGCCCCGGACGGTGCCGTCGCCCGGCTGCGGCACTGCGCCACCGCCCTCCGCATCGACTGGCCGCACCATGTCTCGTACGCCGACCTGGTGCGTTCCCTCGATCCGCACAAGCCCGCGCACGCCGCCTTCCTCCAGGAGTGCACCACCCTGCTGCGCGGAGCCGGCTACACCGTCTTCGAGAACGGCGTGCTCCCCACGCCCTCGGTCCACGCCGCCGTCGCCGACGTCTACACCCACTGCACCGCCCCGCTGCGCCGCCTCGTCGACCGCTATGCCGGCGAACTGTGCGTCGCCGCGTCGGCGGGGGTGGACCCTCCGGAGTGGGTACGTTCCGCATTCGCGACCCTCCCCGACGAGATGACCCGCGGGGCCAGGCTCGCCGGCACCGTCGAACGCGAATGTCTCGACATCGTCGAGGCGGCCCTGCTCAAGGACCACATCGGCGAGGTCTTCGACGCCTGCGTCGTGGACGTCCACGAGCACGACGCCACGATCGGTAAGGTCCACCTGGAGGACCCCGCGGTCATCGCCCGCATCGAGGGCGGAACGGCCCCGCTTCCCCTGGGCGAACGCCTGCCCGTCCGTCTCGTCCGGGCCGACCCGGGCCGGGAGAAGGCGGTGTTCACGCCTGCGTGA
- a CDS encoding MaoC/PaaZ C-terminal domain-containing protein has protein sequence MPIDAAKAVAAEPRTTEIHWGHKDVQLYHLGLGAGAPATDPAELRYTLESRLHVLPSFATVAGGGMGVVGGLSAPGIDVDLAAVLHGSQTVELHRPIPVEGRAVQTSRVAAVYDKGKAAVLVLRSEAADEDGPLWTGDAQLFVRGEGGFGGERGLSVRQECPAGEPDHTVLRPIREDQALLYRLSGDRNPLHADPEFAERAGFDRPILHGLCSYGMTLKAVVDTLLDGDVTRVRTYGTRFAGVVFPGETLRIRLWREPGRVRATACAVERGDAPVLADTVVEHE, from the coding sequence TTGCCCATCGATGCCGCCAAGGCCGTCGCCGCCGAGCCCCGTACCACCGAGATCCACTGGGGCCACAAGGACGTCCAGCTCTACCACCTCGGCCTCGGTGCCGGGGCGCCCGCGACCGACCCGGCCGAACTGCGTTACACGCTCGAGTCCCGGCTGCACGTCCTGCCCAGCTTCGCGACCGTCGCCGGCGGCGGCATGGGCGTCGTCGGCGGGCTCTCCGCTCCCGGCATCGACGTGGACCTCGCCGCGGTGCTGCACGGCAGCCAGACCGTCGAACTGCACCGGCCGATCCCGGTCGAGGGGCGGGCCGTGCAGACCTCCCGGGTCGCCGCCGTGTACGACAAGGGCAAGGCCGCGGTCCTCGTCCTGCGGTCCGAGGCCGCCGACGAGGACGGGCCGCTGTGGACCGGCGACGCCCAGCTGTTCGTACGCGGCGAGGGCGGCTTCGGCGGTGAGCGCGGCCTCTCCGTCCGTCAGGAATGCCCGGCCGGCGAGCCGGACCACACCGTTCTGCGCCCGATCCGCGAGGACCAGGCGCTGCTCTACCGCCTCTCCGGCGACCGGAACCCGCTCCATGCCGACCCGGAGTTCGCCGAGCGTGCCGGTTTCGACCGGCCCATCCTGCACGGCCTGTGCTCGTACGGCATGACCCTGAAGGCCGTCGTCGACACGCTGCTCGACGGTGACGTCACACGTGTACGCACCTACGGCACACGCTTCGCGGGGGTCGTCTTCCCCGGCGAGACGCTGCGCATCCGGCTGTGGCGCGAGCCGGGACGTGTCCGGGCCACGGCCTGCGCCGTCGAACGCGGCGACGCACCGGTCCTCGCCGACACCGTCGTCGAGCACGAGTAG
- a CDS encoding MerR family transcriptional regulator — MRTGELAALVGVTPRAVRHYHHLGLLPEPARRANGYRVYGMRHAVILCRIRRLTELGLGLDEVRDVLADDAGRELVEVLGELDADLARQEAEIRERRRRLAGLLAQAEEGRLPAEGPVSAALGELLSELPETRSPSAAKDRAYLTLLDNGPAGEEIFAALRPLASDSGVLALYERLDALADASTDDPRIEPLARELVAAVPDEVLASIPADGPTVPGAAEALLADFAPAQAEVLRQVMAALLERGKR, encoded by the coding sequence ATGCGTACCGGAGAACTCGCCGCGCTCGTCGGGGTGACCCCGCGGGCGGTACGGCACTACCACCACCTGGGGCTGCTGCCCGAGCCCGCGCGCCGGGCCAATGGGTATCGCGTGTACGGGATGCGGCACGCCGTGATCCTCTGCCGTATCCGCCGGCTGACCGAGCTCGGGCTCGGCCTGGACGAGGTGCGGGACGTGCTCGCCGACGATGCCGGGCGCGAACTCGTCGAGGTGCTCGGCGAACTGGATGCCGACCTGGCGCGGCAGGAGGCGGAGATCCGTGAGCGGCGGCGCCGGCTCGCCGGGCTGCTGGCGCAGGCCGAGGAGGGGCGGCTGCCCGCCGAGGGGCCGGTGTCGGCGGCGCTGGGAGAGCTGCTGAGCGAGCTGCCCGAGACCCGGTCGCCCTCGGCGGCGAAGGACCGCGCGTATCTGACGCTGCTCGACAACGGGCCGGCGGGCGAGGAGATCTTCGCGGCCCTCCGGCCCCTCGCGAGCGACAGCGGTGTACTCGCGCTGTACGAGCGCCTTGACGCGCTCGCCGACGCGAGCACCGACGACCCGAGGATCGAGCCGCTCGCCCGGGAACTGGTCGCGGCTGTCCCGGACGAGGTGCTGGCGTCGATCCCGGCGGACGGCCCCACCGTGCCGGGGGCGGCGGAGGCGCTGCTCGCCGACTTCGCCCCGGCGCAGGCCGAGGTCCTACGCCAAGTGATGGCGGCCTTACTGGAACGGGGGAAGCGATGA
- a CDS encoding Nif3-like dinuclear metal center hexameric protein has protein sequence MPRLSEVLAALDALWPPARAEQWDAVGTVCGDPDAEVSRVLFAVDPVQEIADEAVKLGADLLITHHPLYLRGTTTVAASTFKGRVVHTLIKNDIALHVAHTNADTADPGVSDALAGALDLRVVGPLVPDPTDPDGRRGLGRICELDHPQTLREFAARAAARLPATAQGIRLAGDPETVVRTVAVSGGSGDSLFDQVRAAGVDAFLTADLRHHPASEAVQAASLSPGPLGLVDAAHWATEWPWCEQAAAQLDEISDRHGWDLRVHVSKTVTDPWTAHAASSLPSPATTLPGSAARAPLDSDDSSGAPN, from the coding sequence GTGCCCCGTCTGTCTGAAGTTCTCGCCGCGCTCGACGCCCTCTGGCCCCCCGCGCGGGCCGAACAGTGGGACGCCGTCGGCACCGTCTGCGGAGATCCGGACGCGGAGGTCTCCCGCGTGCTCTTCGCCGTCGACCCCGTGCAGGAGATCGCCGACGAGGCGGTGAAGCTCGGCGCCGATCTGCTGATCACCCACCACCCGCTCTATCTGCGCGGCACCACCACCGTCGCGGCCTCCACCTTCAAGGGCCGCGTCGTGCACACCCTGATCAAGAACGACATCGCGCTGCACGTCGCCCACACCAACGCCGACACCGCCGACCCCGGCGTCTCCGACGCCCTCGCCGGCGCCCTCGACCTGCGCGTCGTCGGCCCGCTCGTACCGGACCCCACCGATCCGGACGGCCGCCGCGGCCTCGGCCGGATCTGCGAACTCGACCATCCGCAGACGCTCCGCGAGTTCGCCGCCCGCGCCGCCGCCCGGCTGCCCGCCACCGCGCAGGGCATCCGCCTCGCCGGAGACCCCGAAACCGTCGTCCGTACCGTCGCCGTCAGCGGCGGCTCCGGCGACAGCCTCTTCGACCAGGTACGGGCCGCCGGAGTCGACGCCTTCCTCACCGCCGACCTGCGCCACCACCCCGCGTCGGAGGCGGTGCAGGCTGCATCCCTTTCTCCCGGCCCGCTCGGCCTCGTCGACGCGGCCCACTGGGCCACCGAATGGCCCTGGTGCGAGCAGGCCGCCGCCCAGCTCGACGAAATCTCCGACCGTCATGGATGGGACCTCCGTGTCCATGTCTCCAAGACGGTCACCGACCCCTGGACCGCCCACGCGGCGTCCTCCCTCCCGTCGCCCGCCACCACCCTTCCAGGGAGCGCTGCGCGCGCACCTCTTGATTCCGACGATTCCTCTGGAGCCCCCAACTGA
- a CDS encoding MFS transporter, with amino-acid sequence MVQTSPESNTDTQDVHISATAARASRMWAVVFAACAGQFLVVLDVSVVNTALPSMRTDLGLSAVGLQWVVNAYSIAFAGFMLLGGRAGDLFGRKRMFLVGLGLVTAASLAGGLAQEGWQLLAARAGQGLGAAVLSPSTLALLTSAVPEGAARARAIATWTAVGAGGGAAGGLVGGVLTDSLSWRWTLLINVPIGALVMVLGALWLTESRAGNGRRLDLPGAVLVTGGLATFAYGIVQTEQKGWTAPATLVLLAAGLTLLGAFLAVEARAKAPLMPLKLFRVRSVSAANAAMFTNGSAMFCMWFFMTLYAQNVLDYSPLAAGLALMPSSVSVIVGSKLAPRLMPVLGARNVAVLGALVAAAGFAWQSTMDAQGSYVTDILLPGILMMLGGGLAATPLAALATAGAAPGDAGLVSGLINTSRTMGGALGLAVLSTVAAARTGGATDPEALTAGYALAFRTGTGVLLGGVVLMLLWMPAADRSTDGRPSKG; translated from the coding sequence ATGGTCCAAACCTCCCCGGAGTCGAACACAGACACCCAAGACGTCCATATATCCGCCACCGCCGCCCGCGCCTCGCGCATGTGGGCGGTCGTATTCGCCGCCTGCGCGGGGCAGTTCCTCGTCGTCCTCGATGTGTCCGTCGTCAACACCGCGCTGCCGTCCATGCGCACCGACCTCGGGCTCAGCGCCGTCGGGCTGCAGTGGGTGGTCAACGCGTACTCGATCGCCTTCGCCGGGTTCATGCTGCTCGGCGGGCGGGCCGGGGACCTCTTCGGGCGCAAGCGGATGTTCCTGGTGGGTCTCGGGCTGGTCACCGCCGCCTCGCTCGCGGGTGGACTCGCCCAGGAGGGCTGGCAGTTGCTCGCCGCGCGCGCCGGGCAGGGCCTCGGCGCCGCCGTGCTCTCCCCGTCGACGCTGGCGCTGCTCACCTCGGCCGTGCCCGAGGGGGCGGCGCGGGCGCGGGCCATCGCCACGTGGACCGCGGTCGGCGCGGGCGGTGGCGCGGCCGGCGGGCTGGTCGGCGGGGTGCTCACGGACTCGCTGTCGTGGCGCTGGACGCTGCTCATCAATGTGCCGATCGGTGCGCTGGTGATGGTCCTGGGCGCGCTGTGGCTGACGGAGAGCCGGGCGGGGAACGGGCGCCGGCTCGATCTGCCCGGTGCGGTGCTTGTGACCGGCGGCCTGGCAACCTTCGCGTACGGCATCGTGCAGACCGAGCAGAAGGGCTGGACCGCCCCCGCGACCCTGGTGCTGCTGGCCGCCGGGCTGACGCTGCTCGGTGCCTTCCTGGCGGTCGAGGCGCGTGCGAAGGCCCCACTGATGCCGCTGAAGCTGTTCCGCGTGCGGTCGGTGTCGGCGGCGAACGCCGCGATGTTCACCAATGGCTCGGCCATGTTCTGCATGTGGTTCTTCATGACGCTGTACGCCCAGAACGTGCTCGACTACAGTCCGCTGGCCGCCGGGCTGGCGCTGATGCCGAGTTCGGTGAGCGTGATCGTCGGGTCGAAACTGGCGCCTCGGCTGATGCCGGTCCTCGGCGCCCGCAATGTCGCCGTGCTCGGCGCACTGGTGGCCGCGGCCGGGTTCGCCTGGCAGTCGACGATGGACGCTCAGGGCTCGTACGTGACCGACATCCTGCTGCCGGGCATCCTGATGATGCTCGGCGGCGGACTCGCGGCGACCCCGCTCGCCGCCCTCGCCACCGCGGGCGCCGCGCCGGGCGACGCGGGCCTTGTCTCCGGCCTGATCAACACCTCCCGGACGATGGGCGGCGCGCTGGGTCTCGCCGTCCTCTCCACGGTCGCGGCGGCGAGGACGGGCGGCGCCACGGACCCGGAGGCCCTGACGGCCGGGTACGCGCTCGCGTTCAGGACCGGGACGGGGGTGCTGCTGGGCGGGGTGGTGCTCATGCTGCTGTGGATGCCGGCGGCCGACCGGTCCACCGACGGGCGGCCCTCGAAGGGCTGA